Proteins co-encoded in one Flavivirga eckloniae genomic window:
- the hpf gene encoding ribosome hibernation-promoting factor, HPF/YfiA family, whose translation MTVNIQYVGVDVSETLSKFTEEKLKKIFKKYEFLISATVYFKQDENQHDTGKICNIELSLPGPRIFATSNERNFEVSVRETISDLERQLQKRKEVFKTH comes from the coding sequence ATGACAGTAAATATTCAATATGTTGGAGTAGATGTAAGTGAAACACTTTCAAAGTTTACAGAAGAAAAGTTAAAGAAAATATTTAAGAAGTACGAGTTTTTAATAAGTGCAACAGTGTACTTTAAACAGGATGAGAACCAACATGATACTGGGAAGATTTGTAATATAGAGTTGAGTTTACCTGGGCCTCGTATTTTTGCAACATCTAACGAACGTAACTTTGAAGTGTCGGTAAGAGAAACCATTAGTGATTTAGAGCGTCAGTTGCAGAAAAGGAAAGAGGTTTTTAAAACGCATTAA
- a CDS encoding RelA/SpoT family protein produces the protein MTEEDIEKENAAITKAYKELLKVSYTTLSDDDKKLIRKAFDVAIDGHKDQRRKSGEAYIFHPLAVAKIVAQEIGLDATSIAAALLHDVVEDSPDYTVKDIEKLFGKTIATIVDGLTKISSLSKEKDMNVSLQAENFRKMLLTLNDDVRVIIIKIADRLHNMQTMESMRPDKQEKIASETLYIYAPLAHRIGLYNIKTELEDLGLKYTEPDVYNDLFDKIKESKEEQDTYIEEFSEVIKTSLNKENFEYTIKGRPKSIFSIRKKMLKQGVSFDEVYDKFAIRIIYKSDEVNEKFFAWKIYSVVTDHFRPNPIRLRDWISSPKSTGYEALHITVMGPKGRWVEVQIRSERMNEIAEKGYAAHYKYKQGSEKEDNLESWINKLQEALENPDINAVDFVEQFKLNLYSQEIFVFTPTGELKSLPKGATSLDFAFNIHTEVGMRTRGAKVNGKLVPLSHELQSGDQVDILTSESAKPNANWLDYATTARARSKIKSALREDKKRIGEDGKEILRRKLKQLKITLNEASTNELVNYFKLRTSLDLFYRVGIGTIDNTMLKNYATSRSNVLMSFIKNKISRKTVINKEELEKEEVTAKYDSLVFGKEEEKLDYKISNCCNPIPGDDVFGFLTVNEGIKVHKKNCPNALSLQSNYAYRIMLAKWVDSSQQEFLAQIRITGIDHIGLVSDITSIVSDNMHVNMKSLSFESEDGLFSGKISVIVKNNTIIKKLLEKLKKINGIDKVTRV, from the coding sequence ATGACAGAGGAAGATATAGAAAAAGAGAATGCAGCAATTACTAAAGCCTACAAAGAATTATTAAAAGTTAGTTACACGACATTATCTGATGATGATAAAAAACTAATTCGTAAAGCTTTTGATGTTGCCATAGACGGTCATAAGGATCAACGTAGAAAGTCTGGTGAAGCTTATATTTTTCACCCTTTAGCTGTAGCTAAAATAGTGGCCCAGGAAATTGGGCTGGATGCCACATCTATTGCAGCTGCCCTACTCCACGATGTTGTTGAAGATAGTCCGGATTATACAGTAAAAGATATTGAGAAACTTTTTGGAAAAACTATAGCCACTATAGTAGATGGACTCACAAAAATATCCTCACTAAGTAAGGAAAAAGACATGAATGTGTCTTTGCAAGCAGAAAACTTTCGTAAAATGCTGCTTACCCTTAATGACGATGTTCGAGTTATTATAATAAAAATTGCAGACAGACTCCATAATATGCAAACCATGGAGTCTATGCGTCCCGATAAACAAGAAAAAATAGCTTCGGAAACCTTATATATTTATGCGCCCTTAGCACACAGAATCGGTTTGTACAATATAAAGACCGAACTGGAGGATCTTGGTTTAAAATATACAGAACCGGATGTTTATAATGATCTTTTCGATAAAATAAAAGAAAGCAAGGAAGAGCAAGATACATATATTGAAGAATTTAGTGAAGTTATAAAAACCTCATTAAATAAAGAAAATTTTGAATATACTATAAAAGGACGCCCAAAGTCTATTTTTTCCATTCGAAAAAAAATGCTTAAACAAGGCGTGTCCTTTGACGAAGTTTACGATAAATTCGCAATACGGATTATTTATAAAAGCGACGAGGTTAATGAAAAGTTTTTCGCATGGAAAATATACTCTGTAGTAACAGACCATTTTCGTCCCAACCCCATACGTCTCCGCGATTGGATTTCTTCACCTAAATCTACAGGCTACGAGGCTTTGCATATTACCGTTATGGGGCCAAAAGGTCGTTGGGTTGAAGTTCAAATACGTAGCGAGCGCATGAATGAAATTGCAGAAAAAGGCTATGCCGCTCATTACAAATACAAACAAGGAAGCGAAAAAGAAGACAATTTAGAAAGCTGGATTAATAAACTACAGGAAGCCTTAGAAAACCCAGATATCAATGCTGTAGATTTTGTTGAGCAATTTAAACTCAACCTCTATTCGCAAGAAATATTTGTGTTTACGCCCACAGGAGAATTAAAATCCTTACCTAAAGGTGCCACATCCTTAGACTTTGCTTTTAACATTCATACCGAAGTTGGTATGAGAACCAGAGGTGCTAAGGTTAATGGTAAATTGGTACCGTTGAGCCATGAACTACAAAGTGGCGACCAAGTAGATATCTTAACCTCAGAGAGTGCCAAGCCTAATGCAAACTGGTTAGACTATGCTACCACGGCCAGAGCTAGAAGTAAAATTAAATCTGCTTTAAGAGAAGATAAAAAACGTATTGGCGAAGATGGTAAAGAAATTCTTAGAAGAAAACTAAAACAACTAAAAATTACGCTGAATGAAGCTTCTACAAACGAACTAGTTAATTATTTTAAGCTTAGAACGAGCCTCGATCTGTTTTATAGAGTCGGCATTGGTACTATCGACAATACCATGCTTAAAAACTATGCAACGTCCAGAAGTAACGTTTTAATGAGTTTTATTAAAAATAAAATTTCAAGAAAAACAGTTATTAATAAGGAAGAGTTAGAAAAAGAAGAAGTTACAGCCAAATACGATTCTTTAGTTTTTGGTAAAGAGGAAGAAAAACTAGACTATAAAATATCGAATTGCTGTAACCCGATTCCGGGCGACGACGTTTTTGGTTTTCTAACTGTTAACGAAGGAATTAAGGTACATAAAAAAAATTGTCCCAATGCACTTAGTTTGCAATCTAATTATGCTTATAGAATTATGTTGGCCAAGTGGGTCGACTCTTCCCAACAAGAATTTTTAGCCCAAATTAGAATTACAGGAATAGATCATATTGGACTGGTAAGCGACATTACATCTATTGTTTCAGACAACATGCATGTTAATATGAAAAGCCTAAGTTTTGAAAGTGAAGATGGGTTATTTTCCGGAAAAATCAGTGTAATTGTTAAAAATAACACGATAATTAAAAAACTTTTGGAAAAACTTAAAAAAATTAATGGTATAGATAAGGTTACCAGAGTGTAA
- a CDS encoding RNA polymerase sigma-70 factor, with protein MDQNKLRKLTSKEFEEIFNRLYDSLCLFAHKYVNDLGVSEDIVQNVFIKVWEDKVVFRDEDRIVGFFYTAVKNKSLDYLRSKYAKDVKAYTSEDLETLQTENYFLSEAILIETSDVIEKTMKSLPNKCAEAMRLSIENYTNKEIAEEMNISIYTVKEYKKMAYQKFRKALSYLRIK; from the coding sequence ATGGATCAAAACAAGCTACGCAAGTTAACCTCGAAGGAGTTTGAAGAGATTTTCAATCGTCTATACGATTCACTATGTCTTTTTGCCCATAAGTACGTTAATGATTTAGGTGTTTCTGAAGATATCGTTCAGAATGTGTTTATAAAAGTGTGGGAAGACAAGGTTGTGTTTCGTGACGAAGATAGGATAGTAGGCTTTTTTTATACTGCGGTAAAAAATAAATCCCTCGATTATTTAAGAAGCAAATATGCTAAAGATGTTAAGGCTTATACTTCAGAGGATTTAGAGACTCTACAAACGGAAAATTACTTTTTATCGGAAGCTATTCTAATAGAAACATCGGATGTTATTGAAAAAACAATGAAATCGCTGCCTAACAAATGCGCTGAGGCTATGAGATTAAGCATTGAAAATTATACAAACAAAGAAATAGCCGAAGAAATGAACATATCCATTTATACGGTCAAGGAGTATAAGAAAATGGCATACCAAAAATTCCGAAAAGCTTTAAGTTACTTAAGGATTAAATAA
- a CDS encoding sigma-70 family RNA polymerase sigma factor: protein MDQNKTYKLTLKEFEKVFKRLYEPFCLLAYKYIKDLDQAKDIVQEVFVKVWEKKVPFENEDKIEGYIYKMVINKAIDFLRSKDVKYFETHSLEKLKTLQKENYFPWEDVITVSSDLIESALKSLPNKQEEVMRLSIEDYKNKEIAEKMSIAVNTVKGYKKEAYKTLRKTFSYIRDI from the coding sequence ATGGATCAAAACAAGACATACAAGTTAACTTTGAAGGAGTTTGAAAAGGTTTTCAAACGTCTATATGAACCATTTTGTCTTTTAGCATATAAGTATATTAAAGATTTAGATCAGGCTAAAGATATCGTTCAGGAGGTCTTTGTAAAAGTATGGGAGAAAAAGGTGCCCTTTGAAAATGAAGACAAGATTGAAGGCTATATTTATAAAATGGTAATTAATAAGGCTATCGATTTTTTAAGAAGTAAAGACGTAAAATATTTTGAGACGCACTCTCTGGAGAAATTGAAAACGCTACAAAAAGAAAATTACTTTCCATGGGAAGACGTTATAACAGTGTCATCAGATCTTATTGAAAGCGCATTGAAATCACTACCTAATAAACAAGAAGAGGTTATGAGATTAAGTATTGAAGATTATAAGAACAAGGAAATAGCAGAAAAAATGAGCATAGCCGTTAATACGGTTAAGGGGTATAAGAAAGAAGCCTATAAAACACTCCGAAAAACTTTCAGTTATATAAGAGATATTTAA
- a CDS encoding non-canonical purine NTP diphosphatase, with product MQLVFATNNLNKIKEVQALIPEHIKLLSLNDIGCLEDIPETQDTIEGNSIQKATYVKKHYGYDCFADDTGLEVDALNGAPGVYSARYAGEQRDANDNMDKLLTELNAKTNRNAQFKTVITLQLNNKQHTFTGICEGEITSSKSGEQGFGYDPIFKPKGHQETFAEMDLKLKNSIGHRGKAILQLVNFLNA from the coding sequence ATGCAACTCGTTTTCGCAACCAACAATCTTAACAAAATAAAAGAAGTACAAGCCTTAATTCCAGAGCATATTAAGCTATTAAGCTTAAATGACATTGGATGCCTAGAAGATATTCCCGAAACCCAAGATACCATTGAAGGCAATAGTATTCAAAAGGCAACTTACGTAAAGAAACATTACGGCTATGATTGTTTTGCCGACGATACCGGACTGGAAGTAGATGCTTTAAACGGTGCTCCGGGCGTGTACTCTGCTCGTTATGCAGGCGAACAACGCGATGCTAATGACAATATGGATAAATTACTAACTGAACTAAATGCTAAAACCAACCGAAACGCACAATTTAAAACCGTAATCACACTTCAACTTAATAACAAACAACATACCTTTACTGGTATTTGTGAAGGAGAAATAACCAGCTCCAAAAGTGGCGAGCAGGGTTTTGGTTACGATCCTATTTTTAAGCCAAAAGGACACCAAGAAACGTTTGCAGAAATGGATTTAAAGCTAAAAAACAGTATCGGACACCGTGGTAAAGCCATTCTTCAATTAGTAAATTTTTTAAATGCTTAA
- a CDS encoding MmcQ/YjbR family DNA-binding protein, translated as MNIETYRQYCLSKKGVTESIPFPKLPSVLVFKVKGKMFTATDVDTFKSFSIKCEPETIEELRAQYDALQEPSYFSKKHWSSVVVDGSIPDKILYEWLDVSYNLVVAKLTKKERLELENL; from the coding sequence ATGAATATTGAAACGTATAGGCAGTATTGCTTATCTAAAAAAGGAGTAACCGAATCTATCCCATTTCCTAAGCTACCCAGTGTTCTTGTCTTTAAGGTAAAAGGGAAAATGTTTACGGCTACAGATGTAGATACGTTTAAAAGTTTTAGTATTAAATGCGAGCCGGAAACTATAGAGGAACTTCGTGCGCAGTATGATGCCTTACAAGAGCCGTCATATTTTAGTAAAAAGCATTGGAGTAGCGTTGTGGTTGATGGCTCAATTCCAGATAAAATCTTATATGAATGGTTGGATGTTTCCTATAACTTAGTTGTAGCTAAACTTACCAAGAAAGAGCGATTAGAATTAGAGAATTTATAA